A region of Ursus arctos isolate Adak ecotype North America unplaced genomic scaffold, UrsArc2.0 scaffold_31, whole genome shotgun sequence DNA encodes the following proteins:
- the LOC113250000 gene encoding putative vomeronasal receptor-like protein 4, producing the protein MFLMIIKGTLLLSTIGPGIAGNIFVFVNYMCIFFWDTKKKSTHLILIHLAFTNIIILFSKVTLKTIEIFGLRNFPDDTGCKTFVYLERVARGLSICTTSLLTVVQATTISPRASVRASFKPASTCRTLSFFLFLWILNSLLSMNLLYYMKNINSLNNSQFGQSGRYCYFLPASQTMKWMFLILMALRDLLFLGLMGWASVYMVLILHKHHKNARYLQKSKVLYHIPPEIRAAHSVLLLMLCFLFFHWADCIISLHLQSLLENKFIKFIIVDISTVGYAIVSPFVLIHRDGRLAECWHFH; encoded by the coding sequence ATGTTTCTGATGATTATTAAAGGAACGTTACTGCTCTCTACAATTGGACCTGGCATTGCGGGGAACATCTTTGTTTTTGTGAATTATATGTGCATTTTCTTTTGGGACACgaaaaagaaatctacacatcTAATTCTCATCCACTTGGCTTTCACAAATATCATAATACTTTTTTCCAAAGTAACgttaaaaacaatagaaatttttgGTTTGAGAAACTTCCCAGATGATACAGGCTGTAAAACGTTTGTGTACTTGGAGAGGGTGGCCCGAGGCCTGTCGATCTGCACCACCAGCTTGCTCACCGTGGTCCAGGCCACCACCATCAGCCCCAGAGCCTCCGTGCGGGCCAGCTTCAAGCCAGCATCCACATGCCGtaccctttcctttttcctcttcctttggaTACTCAATTCCTTGCTCAGCATGAACTTACTCTATTACATGAAAAACATCAACAGCCTAAACAACTCACAGTTTGGTCAAAGTGGCAGGTACTGTTACTTCCTACCAGCAAGCCAGACAATGAAGTGGATGTTTCTCATTCTCATGGCCCTGCGAGATCTCCTCTTCCTGGGACTGATGGGCTGGGCCAGTGTCTACATGGTACTCATTCTCCATAAGCACCACAAGAATGCCCGCTACCTGCAGAAATCCAAGGTTCTCTACCACATCCCCCCCGAGATACGAGCGGCTCACAGTGTTCTCCTTCTGatgctttgttttctgttctttcattggGCAGATTGTatcatttctttacatttacaGTCATTACTTGAGAATAAGTTCATAAAGTTCATCATTGTAGACATCTCAACGGTCGGTTATGCAATTGTCAGCCCATTTGTGCTGATTCACAGAGATGGACGTCTGGCTGAATGTTGGCACTTTCATTAG
- the LOC113264217 gene encoding putative vomeronasal receptor-like protein 4, whose product MVSSNIKGPMFLFLSLPGIVGNIFVFVNYMCVFFWDTKKKSLHLILIHLAFTNMILLFSKVTLKTIERFGLKNFPDDADCKTFVYLERVARGLSICTSSLLTVVQATTISPRASVRASFKPASTCCTLSFFLFLWILNSLLSMNLLYYMKNVSSLNSSQFGQSDRYCYFLPVGQTVRWMFLILMALRDFLFLGLMGWTSVYMVLILHKHHKHARYLQKPKVLYHIPPEIRAAHSVLLLMLCFLFFYWADCIISLCVNSSLDSTSFVLMIREFLAVGYAILSPFMLMHRDRHVAECFAHLRKLGKYLFCH is encoded by the coding sequence ATGGTTTCGAGCAATATCAAGGGACCaatgtttctctttctcagtctACCTGGCATCGTGGGGAACATCTTTGTTTTTGTGAATTACATGTGCGTTTTCTTTTGGGACACTAAAAAGAAATCTCTACATCTAATTCTCATCCACTTGGCTTTCACAAATATGATACTACTTTTTTCCAAAGTAACGTTAAAAACAATAGAACGTTTTGGTTTGAAAAACTTCCCAGATGATGCAGACTGTAAAACGTTTGTGTACCTGGAGAGGGTGGCCCGAGGCCTGTCGATCTGCACCAGCAGCTTGCTCACTGTGGTCCAGGCCACCACCATCAGCCCCAGAGCCTCCGTGCGGGCCAGCTTCAAGCCAGCATCCACATGCTGtaccctttcctttttcctcttcctttggaTACTCAATTCCTTGCTCAGCATGAACTTACTCTATTACATGAAAAATGTCAGCAGCCTAAACAGCTCACAGTTTGGTCAAAGTGACAGGTACTGTTACTTCCTACCAGTAGGCCAGACAGTAAGATGGATGTTTCTCATTCTCATGGCCCTGCGAGATTTCCTCTTCCTGGGACTGATGGGCTGGACCAGTGTCTACATGGTACTCATTCTCCATAAGCACCACAAGCATGCCCGCTACCTACAGAAACCCAAGGTTCTCTACCACATCCCCCCCGAGATACGAGCGGCTCACAGTGTTCTCCTTCTGatgctttgttttctgttcttttattgggcagattgtattatttcattatgCGTAAATTCCTCCTTAGACAGTACTTCTTTTGTATTAATGATCCGAGAATTTCTAGCTGTTGGTTATGCCATTCTCAGCCCATTCATGCTGATGCACAGAGATAGACATGTGGCTGAATGTTTTGCACATTTACGAAAACTAGGAAAATATCTGTTTTGTCACTGA